The Nocardioides pantholopis genome window below encodes:
- a CDS encoding sodium:solute symporter family protein has protein sequence MSPSAWLTPLASDTIIDANAVDYLIVILYFVVVLAIGAIARRQVSDSVDFFLSGRSLPAWVTGLAFISANLGAVEIMGMSASGAEFGLPTVHYFWIGAVPAMLFLGVVMMPFYYGSKVRSVPEFMRRRFGTGAHLVNAISFAVAQLLIAGINLFLLGSVIRALLGWSLWVALIVAAVIVLSYITLGGLSAAIYNEVLQFFVIVAALLPLTLLGLNRVGGWDGLTSKITGAADAHPGEIAPADQQLNSWPGQALSGFDSPILSVIGIVFGLGFVLSFGYWTTNFVEVQRAMASDSISSARKTPIIGSFPKMFVPFITIIPGMIAAVLVTEIADIKAGEKVPGGASGDGVAYNDALLYLMRDVLPNGLLGLAIAGLLAAFMAGMAANISAFNTVFSYDLWQQYAVKDREDSYYLMIGRLATVGATVVAIFTASLASNFSNIMNYLQTLFGFFNAPLFATFILGMFWKRMTPTAGWVGLVAGTASAVAVAFLSEDAFGSLSTGVIPIGGQGAAFVAAGVAFAVDIVLSIVVSLATRPRPASELRGLVYSETPREDLVDPNEASYPWFRRTLPLAGISLALVVVLNLLF, from the coding sequence ATGAGTCCGAGTGCGTGGCTGACGCCGCTGGCGAGCGACACGATCATCGACGCGAACGCCGTCGACTACCTGATCGTGATCCTCTACTTCGTGGTCGTCCTGGCGATCGGGGCGATCGCTCGTCGACAGGTCTCCGACTCCGTCGACTTCTTCCTCTCGGGCCGGTCGCTGCCGGCCTGGGTGACCGGTCTGGCCTTCATCTCCGCCAACCTCGGCGCCGTCGAGATCATGGGCATGTCCGCCTCCGGTGCCGAGTTCGGGCTGCCGACCGTGCACTACTTCTGGATCGGCGCGGTGCCGGCCATGCTGTTCCTCGGCGTGGTGATGATGCCGTTCTACTACGGCTCGAAGGTGCGCTCGGTCCCCGAGTTCATGCGCCGCCGCTTCGGCACCGGCGCGCACCTGGTCAACGCGATCTCGTTCGCGGTCGCCCAGCTGCTGATCGCCGGCATCAACCTGTTCCTGCTCGGCAGCGTGATCCGCGCCCTGCTGGGGTGGTCGCTGTGGGTCGCGCTCATCGTGGCCGCCGTGATCGTGCTCTCCTACATCACCCTCGGCGGCCTGAGCGCCGCGATCTACAACGAGGTCCTGCAGTTCTTCGTGATCGTCGCGGCGCTGCTGCCGCTGACCCTGCTCGGCCTGAACCGGGTGGGGGGCTGGGACGGCCTGACCAGCAAGATCACCGGCGCGGCCGATGCGCACCCCGGCGAGATCGCGCCGGCCGACCAGCAGCTGAACTCCTGGCCGGGCCAGGCGCTGTCCGGGTTCGACTCCCCGATCCTCTCGGTCATCGGCATCGTGTTCGGGCTCGGCTTCGTGCTCTCCTTCGGCTACTGGACGACGAACTTCGTCGAGGTGCAGCGCGCGATGGCCTCGGACTCGATCTCCTCGGCCCGCAAGACCCCGATCATCGGCTCCTTCCCGAAGATGTTCGTCCCGTTCATCACGATCATCCCGGGCATGATCGCGGCCGTCCTCGTCACCGAGATCGCCGACATCAAGGCCGGGGAGAAGGTGCCGGGCGGGGCGTCGGGCGACGGGGTCGCCTACAACGACGCGTTGCTGTACCTGATGCGCGACGTGCTGCCGAACGGGCTGCTGGGCCTGGCGATCGCCGGCCTCCTGGCGGCGTTCATGGCCGGCATGGCGGCGAACATCTCCGCGTTCAACACGGTCTTCAGCTACGACCTGTGGCAGCAGTACGCCGTCAAGGACCGCGAGGACTCCTACTACCTCATGATCGGGCGGCTGGCGACCGTCGGCGCGACGGTGGTCGCGATCTTCACCGCGTCGCTGGCGTCGAACTTCTCCAACATCATGAACTACCTCCAGACCCTGTTCGGGTTCTTCAACGCGCCGCTGTTCGCGACGTTCATCCTCGGCATGTTCTGGAAGCGGATGACCCCGACCGCCGGCTGGGTGGGCCTGGTCGCGGGCACGGCGTCGGCCGTCGCCGTGGCCTTCCTGAGCGAGGACGCGTTCGGCTCGCTGAGCACCGGCGTGATCCCGATCGGCGGTCAGGGTGCGGCGTTCGTCGCGGCCGGCGTGGCCTTCGCTGTCGACATCGTGCTGAGCATCGTGGTCTCGCTCGCCACCCGGCCCAGACCGGCCTCCGAGCTGCGCGGCCTGGTGTACTCCGAGACCCCCCGCGAGGACCTCGTGGATCCGAACGAGGCCTCCTACCCGTGGTTCCGCCGGACGCTTCCGCTCGCCGGGATCTCGCTCGCCCTCGTCGTCGTGCTCAACCTGCTCTTCTAG
- a CDS encoding toxin-antitoxin system HicB family antitoxin produces the protein MDLTPYVEGLRRDLLAAAESGDDQTRQLAERLGHALDAAARLALMEAISQATAEITSEMPAGGVDVRLLGRELDFVVDAAPPTPPAPPAPPAAPGEDDPEDGTVARVTLRIPESVKTRAEELAARSGQSLNTWLVQAIRQATREHAVEVDLDLSSIPFLGGGPFGNPRGSRRLTGWL, from the coding sequence ATGGACCTCACCCCGTACGTCGAAGGTCTGCGCCGCGATCTCCTGGCCGCCGCGGAGTCCGGGGACGACCAGACCCGCCAGCTCGCCGAGCGGCTGGGCCACGCCCTGGACGCCGCGGCTCGACTGGCGCTGATGGAGGCGATCTCGCAGGCCACCGCGGAGATCACCAGCGAGATGCCGGCCGGCGGCGTCGACGTGCGGCTGCTGGGCCGCGAGCTGGACTTCGTGGTCGACGCCGCCCCGCCCACGCCGCCGGCACCGCCCGCACCACCGGCGGCCCCGGGCGAGGACGACCCGGAGGACGGGACCGTCGCCCGGGTGACGCTGCGAATCCCCGAGTCGGTCAAGACCCGCGCCGAGGAGCTGGCCGCGAGGTCGGGCCAGTCGCTGAACACCTGGCTGGTCCAGGCGATCCGCCAGGCGACCCGGGAGCACGCGGTCGAGGTCGACCTCGACCTGTCCAGCATCCCGTTCCTGGGCGGCGGCCCCTTCGGCAACCCCCGCGGCAGCCGCCGGCTGACCGGCTGGCTCTGA